From a single Bacillus sp. BGMRC 2118 genomic region:
- a CDS encoding phage tail tape measure protein, whose translation MAKNDEVKVTVKVFNQDFNKGMQEMKNESSKLKREFQLQEEQMKNTGTETEKLQAKVEYLAKQHQLASRKVDETREQYEKIKTQFGENSKAADDMLKKLNYAQIEESKLANQLYDTNKAMDQQGKRAEELGDKLSNAADKMGSAGQNLTAGITLPILGVGVAALTSAGEVEAATNRIQASLGLTEKGAENLGEVAHQLWLNGFGEDMNEASEAVATVFKNMRTVGVDELEEITNYAFTLADAFGAEIPESTKTANQLIQTFGIDAKTAFDLMTTGFQNGLDFSGEFLSTLNEYASQFSALGFSAQEMYGVLQAGAESGAFNLDKVGDAVKEFNIRIKDGSKATSDSMGSLSKDTQKLWQDFLQGKATGAETMQAIIGELSSMDDKVKAGQIGVGLFGTQWEDLEADVVAAMDTSNYHVEEFTGATKEASDQLQDNFGTRIRKSLRGLQDALQPIGEILLDIVESALPKIQKMSEAFSNLSPMVQKVILVIAGIAAAIGPLLMIIGMLISSITTIVGALAPLIASITQAGGVMALLTNPITLVIAAVLALIAIFVALYKNNEDFRNKVNEIWAQIQANFQIALAFIMGIVQTVMTAVMAFFSSVLSDIRSFWDENGAQIISLVQNYFGMVWSYIEMVMGVIKGIFQAVWPIITGGVQVAWALIKVSIQNAIDIILGVIQFFLKIFKGDWKGAFDTIKETAKKIMDNIISTFKNIDLVQIGKDIINGLINGIDSMKGAVKKMVSKLADSIPQWAKDVLGIHSPSRVMIEVGEDTGEGAIVGLERKVAEAKRIAAEFAQSFIPETSVTSKSNYSNSVSLGKDQVESIQNAFSSALNHLNYQIKGDVFIEGRRAGEVLAPYVRDTNDFNDQRLGVFRR comes from the coding sequence ATGGCTAAGAATGATGAAGTAAAAGTGACCGTCAAAGTCTTTAATCAGGACTTTAACAAAGGTATGCAAGAAATGAAAAATGAATCCAGTAAACTGAAACGTGAATTTCAACTCCAAGAAGAGCAAATGAAGAATACTGGAACTGAAACAGAAAAACTACAAGCGAAAGTTGAATACTTAGCTAAGCAACATCAACTTGCTTCAAGAAAAGTTGATGAGACTCGTGAGCAATATGAAAAGATAAAAACTCAATTCGGAGAAAATTCTAAAGCAGCAGACGATATGTTGAAAAAGTTGAATTACGCTCAAATTGAGGAAAGCAAGTTAGCAAATCAACTTTACGACACCAATAAGGCAATGGATCAACAAGGAAAAAGGGCAGAGGAGTTAGGAGATAAACTTTCTAATGCTGCTGATAAAATGGGGTCTGCTGGTCAGAACCTTACTGCTGGTATAACATTACCTATACTAGGAGTTGGGGTTGCTGCATTAACTAGTGCTGGAGAAGTTGAAGCGGCAACAAACAGAATACAAGCCTCGCTTGGTTTAACTGAGAAAGGTGCAGAAAACCTAGGCGAAGTCGCTCATCAACTATGGCTTAACGGTTTCGGTGAGGATATGAATGAGGCTAGTGAAGCTGTGGCTACTGTATTCAAAAATATGAGGACCGTTGGTGTTGATGAATTAGAGGAAATAACTAATTATGCATTTACACTTGCAGATGCTTTTGGAGCAGAGATTCCTGAAAGTACTAAGACTGCAAATCAACTTATTCAGACATTCGGTATTGATGCAAAGACTGCTTTTGACCTGATGACAACTGGTTTTCAGAATGGATTAGACTTCTCAGGTGAGTTTCTCAGTACCTTAAATGAATACGCTTCTCAATTTAGTGCATTAGGTTTTTCTGCTCAAGAAATGTACGGAGTCTTGCAAGCCGGAGCAGAGAGTGGTGCATTTAACTTAGATAAAGTTGGGGATGCCGTCAAAGAATTTAACATCAGAATTAAAGATGGTTCGAAAGCTACTTCTGATTCCATGGGATCATTAAGTAAAGACACTCAAAAACTTTGGCAAGACTTCCTTCAAGGGAAGGCTACCGGCGCTGAGACTATGCAAGCAATTATTGGCGAGTTGTCATCAATGGATGATAAGGTTAAGGCTGGTCAAATTGGCGTTGGGTTGTTTGGTACTCAGTGGGAAGACTTAGAAGCAGATGTAGTTGCAGCTATGGATACGTCGAATTATCATGTTGAAGAGTTCACTGGAGCAACCAAAGAAGCAAGTGATCAATTACAAGACAACTTTGGTACTAGAATTAGGAAGTCTTTACGAGGCTTGCAAGATGCATTACAGCCTATAGGAGAAATTCTTCTTGATATAGTTGAAAGTGCTTTACCTAAGATTCAGAAGATGTCTGAAGCCTTTTCTAATCTTAGCCCAATGGTTCAAAAGGTTATCCTTGTTATAGCTGGTATAGCTGCTGCCATTGGTCCATTATTAATGATAATCGGAATGTTAATTTCATCAATTACTACCATTGTGGGTGCATTAGCACCATTAATAGCATCAATAACCCAAGCTGGAGGAGTCATGGCACTCCTAACAAATCCAATTACCCTTGTTATTGCAGCAGTACTAGCTTTAATAGCTATCTTTGTGGCTTTATATAAAAACAATGAGGATTTCAGAAATAAAGTGAATGAGATTTGGGCGCAAATTCAAGCGAACTTCCAAATAGCACTAGCTTTCATTATGGGAATTGTTCAGACGGTCATGACTGCAGTTATGGCTTTTTTCAGTTCTGTCTTATCAGACATCAGATCGTTTTGGGATGAGAACGGAGCGCAGATCATTTCACTTGTTCAAAATTATTTCGGTATGGTTTGGTCATATATAGAAATGGTTATGGGTGTCATTAAAGGGATTTTCCAAGCGGTATGGCCAATTATAACTGGTGGTGTACAAGTAGCATGGGCACTTATAAAAGTTTCGATTCAAAACGCGATTGATATAATCCTCGGAGTCATTCAGTTTTTCTTAAAGATATTTAAAGGTGACTGGAAAGGTGCATTTGACACAATCAAAGAAACTGCAAAGAAAATCATGGATAATATCATTTCAACCTTTAAAAATATTGACCTTGTTCAAATAGGAAAAGACATTATTAACGGTCTAATCAATGGTATTGATTCCATGAAGGGTGCAGTCAAAAAGATGGTTTCTAAGCTTGCTGATAGCATTCCACAATGGGCGAAAGATGTTCTAGGAATTCATTCTCCATCAAGAGTCATGATCGAAGTTGGTGAAGACACGGGCGAAGGAGCTATTGTTGGATTAGAGAGGAAAGTTGCTGAGGCAAAACGAATTGCAGCAGAATTTGCTCAATCATTTATTCCAGAAACCTCAGTAACTTCTAAGTCTAATTATAGTAATAGTGTTTCCTTAGGTAAGGATCAAGTTGAATCTATTCAAAATGCTTTCAGTTCTGCCTTAAACCATTTGAACTATCAAATAAAAGGTGATGTGTTCATTGAGGGGAGAAGAGCAGGTGAGGTACTTGCGCCGTATGTTAGAGACACAAATGATTTTAACGATCAACGTCTAGGTGTATTTAGGAGGTGA
- a CDS encoding phage tail family protein, producing the protein MPILDEDHFSLKYNNTLLSQFVYIEDIRGRGMIGQDVELIEMPGLDRSYVSGTRIRVRAIEVDLAFSEISSIELRKVIELVNSILLTKEAKPLIFEDELDRTYLAITSGINDTYELGGIHKATITFLCPDPYKYGEEQKVLQPKTINGIKQPLEPILISNNGTVESDPVISVKLKGDTTYVAVYKDGQLNMVGKPTKADETPIPPTTELLRSQCDSLVGWTKASSVESGQNIGTMMTDGNSFYTTDYGNIPTGWGGPAIKRSFGTTVNDFQFDIGFSLAATPGKQQAGGIEAALLDVNNQFIAKLNITKHYGGIDSYYIKVRAGNGLNSYDVVPESGSAIINAKTLSGILRLTRIGTVWEAKVYLLEGSTFKLHLTSKWTDSTNTASEAISQVQVQLWKRGGFSVIGQKIDDIVLRRINNVLVNQVPYIGKTGDIIEFDHSSDIIRRNGIEITKEKAFIGEYFSIDSGQNTLVIEPIDVIEQVEVRWKPKWR; encoded by the coding sequence ATGCCAATTTTAGATGAGGACCATTTTTCTCTGAAGTATAACAACACTTTGTTAAGTCAATTTGTCTATATTGAAGACATCAGAGGACGTGGAATGATTGGTCAAGATGTTGAGCTTATAGAGATGCCGGGATTAGATAGATCATATGTATCTGGTACAAGAATCAGAGTTAGAGCCATAGAAGTTGATCTTGCCTTCTCTGAAATAAGCAGTATAGAGCTGAGGAAGGTTATAGAATTGGTAAATAGTATTCTTCTTACCAAAGAGGCAAAACCTTTAATCTTTGAGGATGAACTTGATAGGACATATCTAGCAATTACTAGCGGTATTAATGACACTTATGAGTTGGGTGGAATTCATAAAGCAACTATTACCTTCTTATGTCCTGATCCATACAAATACGGTGAAGAACAAAAAGTTCTACAACCAAAAACAATAAATGGAATTAAACAACCATTAGAACCGATTCTAATTTCTAATAATGGGACAGTTGAGTCAGACCCAGTTATCTCTGTAAAACTTAAAGGTGATACAACCTATGTAGCTGTCTATAAAGATGGTCAACTCAATATGGTGGGCAAACCGACAAAGGCTGATGAGACTCCTATACCACCAACAACTGAATTACTAAGAAGTCAGTGTGATAGTTTAGTAGGCTGGACGAAAGCTTCTAGTGTTGAAAGTGGACAAAATATAGGTACGATGATGACAGATGGTAATAGCTTCTATACGACGGATTACGGTAACATCCCCACAGGTTGGGGAGGCCCGGCAATTAAACGAAGCTTTGGTACAACTGTCAATGATTTTCAGTTTGATATTGGATTCTCACTAGCTGCAACTCCTGGCAAACAACAAGCTGGTGGTATTGAAGCAGCTCTATTAGATGTTAACAATCAGTTTATTGCAAAACTCAATATAACTAAGCATTATGGTGGAATCGATTCCTATTATATAAAAGTTCGTGCAGGAAACGGTTTGAATAGTTATGATGTGGTTCCTGAATCAGGTTCTGCAATTATTAATGCGAAAACATTATCAGGAATACTTCGACTAACCAGAATTGGTACCGTTTGGGAAGCAAAAGTCTATTTGTTAGAGGGAAGTACATTTAAGTTACACCTAACTAGTAAATGGACAGATTCTACTAATACTGCTTCAGAAGCAATTTCACAAGTGCAAGTTCAATTGTGGAAACGTGGTGGATTCTCAGTAATAGGTCAAAAGATTGATGATATCGTATTGAGACGGATTAATAATGTTCTTGTTAATCAAGTTCCTTATATCGGTAAAACAGGGGATATTATAGAGTTTGACCACTCATCGGATATCATTAGAAGGAATGGGATTGAGATTACTAAGGAGAAAGCATTTATCGGAGAGTATTTCTCCATTGATTCAGGACAGAATACCTTAGTTATTGAACCAATCGACGTAATTGAACAAGTCGAAGTGAGGTGGAAACCCAAATGGCGCTAG